In Leucobacter insecticola, one DNA window encodes the following:
- a CDS encoding alkaline phosphatase family protein yields MLPIATDNGARLAAILPSGLAALSRGLGGDPEATLDAALGGARIPATPFALEELPGVRSLVLIVVDGLGYSNLKGRIGHAPTLARLPQRRIETVTPSTTGAALTTLTTGRLPGEHGLIGYQIRHPELGLVSTLKGWDGIADHRAWQRATPLFALAREIGARPFTLGRPSHATGGLTGAILTGADYVPGQRIEDRFAAASALVRVRSRYWRISTLTSSTR; encoded by the coding sequence ATGCTACCGATTGCCACCGACAACGGCGCGAGGCTTGCCGCGATTCTGCCAAGCGGACTTGCGGCTCTTTCTCGAGGGCTCGGTGGCGATCCCGAAGCGACGCTCGATGCGGCACTCGGTGGGGCCCGGATCCCCGCCACCCCGTTTGCCCTGGAGGAACTTCCCGGCGTCCGCTCGCTCGTGTTGATCGTGGTCGACGGGTTGGGGTATTCGAACCTCAAGGGCCGCATCGGTCACGCCCCGACGCTCGCGAGGTTACCGCAGCGGCGCATTGAAACGGTGACGCCCTCGACCACGGGGGCAGCGCTCACCACCCTCACCACCGGACGCCTCCCCGGCGAGCACGGCCTCATCGGCTACCAGATCCGCCACCCAGAACTCGGCCTGGTATCGACGCTCAAGGGTTGGGACGGGATCGCGGATCACCGGGCCTGGCAGCGTGCCACACCGCTGTTTGCACTCGCACGTGAAATAGGTGCGCGTCCGTTCACCCTCGGTCGCCCCTCACACGCCACTGGCGGGCTCACAGGCGCGATTCTCACGGGCGCTGACTATGTTCCTGGGCAGCGGATCGAAGATCGCTTTGCGGCGGCCTCAGCGCTTGTGCGGGTGCGGAGCCGGTATTGGCGTATCTCTACGTTGACGAGCTCGACAAGGTAG
- the acnA gene encoding aconitate hydratase AcnA, whose product MGAVNSFGAKRNLAVGEKNYEIYAIDQVPGAARLPYSLKVLLENLLRTEDGANVTKQHIEALGNWDPAAEPDTEIQFTPARVIMQDFTGVPCVVDLATMREAVVDLGGSPEQINPLAPAEMVIDHSVISDVYGTSDAAARNVEIEYQRNGERYQFLRWGQGAFDEFKVVPPGTGIVHQVNIEYLARVTFTRNVDGVLQAYPDTCVGTDSHTTMENGLGVLGWGVGGIEAEAAMLGQPISMLIPRVVGFKLSGQIPAGVTATDVVLTITQMLRKHGVVGKFVEFYGEGVGSVPLANRATIGNMSPEFGSTAAMFPVDDVTLDYMRLTGRPEEQIELVKAYTQAQGMWHDPSREPEFSEYLELDLSTVVSSIAGPKRPQDRIELTSAKTQFEKDLQNYAQAANPAKVKDQQGREFELDHGAVTLASITSCTNTSNPSVMLAAGVLARNAVAKGLKAKPWVKTTLAPGSKVVTDYYEKSGLNADLEKLGFYTVGYGCVTCIGNSGPLNEEISQAVNDNDLAVTAVLSGNRNFEGRINPDIKMNYLASPPLVIAYSLAGTMDFDFETESLGQDHDGNDVFLRDIWPNATEVQKIADDSIDSGMFISKYATVFDGDEHWTSLPTPDGNTFAWDEKSTYVRKAPYFEGMQLEPSPVTDISGARVLAKLGDSVTTDHISPAGSFRAETPAGRYLIENGIAVKDFNTYGSRRGNHEVMIRGTFANIRLRNQLLAGENNGAGVEGGFTRDFTLEGGPKSYIYDAAQNYQAAGVPLVVLGGKEYGSGSSRDWAAKGTSLLGVKAVITESFERIHRSNLIGMGVLPLQFPEGQSADSLGLDGTETFDISGVTVLNEGKTPKTVAVKATKDDGSVVEFDAVVRIDTPGEADYYRNGGILQYVLRSLV is encoded by the coding sequence ATGGGAGCGGTCAACAGCTTCGGCGCCAAGCGCAACCTCGCCGTTGGTGAGAAGAACTACGAGATCTACGCAATCGATCAGGTGCCCGGCGCCGCGCGGCTTCCCTACAGCCTGAAGGTGCTCCTGGAGAACCTGCTGCGCACTGAAGACGGCGCAAACGTCACGAAGCAGCACATCGAGGCCCTTGGCAACTGGGATCCCGCAGCCGAGCCCGACACGGAGATCCAGTTCACCCCCGCACGCGTCATCATGCAGGACTTCACGGGCGTGCCCTGCGTTGTCGATCTCGCCACCATGCGCGAGGCCGTCGTCGACCTCGGTGGCAGCCCCGAGCAAATCAACCCGTTGGCTCCCGCAGAGATGGTCATTGACCACTCGGTGATCTCCGATGTGTACGGTACATCCGATGCTGCCGCGCGCAACGTTGAAATCGAGTACCAGCGCAACGGCGAACGCTACCAGTTCCTGCGGTGGGGTCAGGGTGCCTTTGACGAGTTCAAGGTGGTCCCACCGGGCACCGGGATCGTGCACCAGGTCAACATCGAGTACCTGGCGCGCGTCACCTTCACGCGCAACGTCGACGGGGTGTTGCAGGCATACCCGGACACCTGCGTCGGCACCGACTCGCACACGACGATGGAGAACGGTCTCGGCGTGCTCGGCTGGGGCGTCGGTGGCATCGAGGCCGAGGCCGCGATGCTCGGCCAGCCCATCTCGATGCTGATCCCGCGTGTCGTCGGCTTCAAGCTCTCGGGCCAGATCCCCGCCGGTGTCACTGCTACCGATGTCGTGCTCACGATCACGCAGATGCTGCGCAAGCACGGTGTTGTCGGCAAGTTCGTCGAGTTCTATGGCGAGGGTGTCGGCTCCGTGCCGCTCGCAAACCGTGCCACGATCGGCAACATGAGCCCGGAGTTCGGTTCGACCGCCGCGATGTTCCCGGTCGACGACGTGACTCTCGACTACATGCGCCTCACGGGTCGCCCAGAGGAGCAGATCGAGCTCGTCAAGGCGTACACGCAGGCCCAGGGCATGTGGCACGATCCCTCCCGCGAGCCCGAATTCAGCGAGTACCTTGAGCTTGATCTCTCCACGGTCGTATCATCGATCGCCGGCCCGAAGCGGCCGCAGGACCGCATCGAGCTGACAAGCGCAAAGACCCAGTTCGAAAAGGATCTGCAGAACTACGCCCAGGCCGCCAACCCGGCCAAGGTGAAGGATCAGCAGGGGCGCGAGTTCGAGCTGGATCACGGCGCGGTCACTCTCGCTTCGATCACCTCCTGCACCAACACCTCGAACCCTTCGGTGATGCTGGCTGCTGGCGTGCTCGCTCGCAACGCGGTCGCTAAGGGTCTGAAGGCGAAGCCGTGGGTGAAGACGACGCTGGCTCCGGGTTCCAAGGTCGTGACCGACTACTACGAGAAGTCGGGCCTGAACGCCGACCTTGAAAAGCTCGGCTTCTACACCGTCGGGTACGGCTGTGTCACCTGCATCGGCAATTCGGGTCCGCTGAACGAGGAGATCTCGCAGGCGGTCAACGACAACGATCTCGCTGTCACCGCGGTGCTCTCGGGCAACCGAAACTTCGAGGGCCGCATCAACCCGGACATCAAGATGAACTACCTCGCGAGCCCGCCGCTCGTGATCGCGTACTCGCTTGCCGGCACGATGGACTTCGATTTCGAGACCGAGTCGCTGGGTCAGGATCACGACGGCAACGATGTCTTCCTGCGCGATATCTGGCCGAACGCGACCGAGGTGCAGAAGATCGCTGACGACTCGATCGACTCCGGCATGTTCATTTCGAAGTACGCCACCGTGTTTGACGGCGATGAGCACTGGACCTCGCTGCCCACACCCGATGGCAACACCTTCGCGTGGGACGAAAAATCAACGTACGTGCGCAAGGCACCCTACTTCGAAGGCATGCAGCTTGAGCCGTCGCCCGTTACCGATATCTCGGGTGCGCGCGTCCTCGCGAAGCTCGGTGACTCGGTGACCACCGACCACATCAGCCCCGCAGGCAGCTTCCGGGCCGAAACGCCCGCTGGGCGCTACCTCATCGAGAACGGAATCGCGGTCAAGGACTTCAACACCTACGGCTCGCGCCGCGGGAATCACGAGGTCATGATCCGCGGCACCTTTGCGAACATCCGCTTGCGGAACCAGCTGCTCGCAGGCGAGAACAACGGTGCTGGTGTTGAGGGTGGCTTCACCCGCGACTTCACCCTCGAAGGCGGCCCCAAGTCGTACATCTACGATGCCGCGCAGAATTACCAGGCAGCCGGTGTTCCGCTTGTCGTGCTCGGTGGCAAGGAATACGGTTCGGGATCCTCGCGCGACTGGGCAGCCAAGGGAACGAGCCTGCTCGGTGTCAAGGCCGTGATCACCGAGAGCTTCGAGCGGATCCACCGCTCCAACCTCATCGGTATGGGCGTGCTGCCGCTGCAGTTCCCCGAGGGCCAAAGCGCCGATTCGCTCGGCCTCGACGGCACCGAAACCTTTGATATTTCAGGCGTGACCGTGCTCAACGAGGGCAAGACCCCGAAGACGGTGGCGGTCAAGGCAACGAAGGACGATGGCTCGGTCGTTGAGTTCGACGCCGTCGTACGCATCGACACTCCGGGTGAAGCGGATTACTACCGCAACGGCGGTATTCTCCAGTACGTGCTGCGCTCGCTCGTGTAG
- a CDS encoding DUF3093 domain-containing protein, with amino-acid sequence MTIASDMLPYRERLIPGPGLFTALLLVVPGVSLVMLPIASELAVPVAVVIYALLVGTFLLLSPSLRVEGGRLTAGRASIPVDQLGSVELLGVEALRLAIGPGNDARNFLLVRGWIHRGVRIENIDPADPAPYWVLTTRHPEKLARSIEAARSNAG; translated from the coding sequence ATGACGATTGCCTCGGACATGCTGCCCTACCGCGAACGACTCATCCCAGGTCCCGGCCTCTTCACCGCACTTCTGCTTGTGGTGCCCGGAGTGTCGCTGGTGATGCTGCCGATTGCCTCGGAACTTGCCGTGCCCGTGGCCGTGGTCATCTATGCGTTGCTCGTCGGGACCTTCCTGCTGCTCAGTCCAAGCCTTCGAGTTGAGGGTGGGCGACTCACCGCGGGGCGGGCCAGTATCCCCGTCGATCAACTCGGCAGTGTTGAGCTGTTAGGCGTTGAGGCGCTGCGCCTCGCGATCGGGCCCGGGAACGATGCGCGCAACTTTCTGCTCGTGCGGGGCTGGATTCATCGCGGGGTGAGGATCGAGAACATCGACCCGGCCGACCCCGCGCCGTACTGGGTGTTGACGACCCGCCACCCCGAAAAACTCGCCCGCTCAATCGAGGCGGCGCGCTCCAACGCGGGTTGA
- the dut gene encoding dUTP diphosphatase, whose protein sequence is MSDVVEIPIQADTPPSYAHTGDAGADLRASAAVSIGPGERALVGTGVSIALPDGYAAFVVPRSGLAAKHGITVLNSPGTVDAGYRGEIKVTLLNTDLEQSFEIEAGDRIAQMIIMPVSRAVFVPVSELSESDRGAGGFGSTGIKN, encoded by the coding sequence GTGAGTGATGTTGTAGAGATCCCAATCCAAGCTGACACCCCGCCGAGTTACGCGCACACGGGGGATGCCGGAGCCGACCTGCGGGCATCTGCTGCGGTCAGCATCGGTCCCGGTGAGCGCGCGCTGGTCGGGACCGGCGTGTCGATCGCGCTGCCCGACGGCTACGCGGCGTTTGTGGTGCCGCGGAGTGGGCTTGCGGCGAAGCATGGCATCACCGTCCTGAATTCCCCCGGCACGGTGGATGCGGGCTACCGCGGTGAGATCAAGGTCACCCTGCTCAACACCGATCTGGAACAGAGCTTTGAGATCGAAGCTGGGGATCGGATCGCGCAGATGATCATCATGCCGGTCTCGCGCGCCGTGTTTGTGCCGGTGAGCGAGCTCTCTGAGAGCGACCGCGGGGCGGGTGGATTCGGTTCCACCGGCATCAAAAACTAA
- a CDS encoding GIY-YIG nuclease family protein, with protein sequence MPHTYILRCVDGSFYVGSTRNLKLRLSQHSSGHGAEYTKRRLPVELVWNHESDRIDEASQLEKRIQGWSHNKRKILIEEGPAALKGWSARTRKE encoded by the coding sequence ATGCCTCATACGTACATCCTGCGATGCGTTGACGGAAGCTTTTACGTTGGCAGTACCCGAAACCTAAAACTTCGACTCTCGCAGCACTCATCGGGACACGGGGCCGAGTACACCAAGCGTCGGCTGCCCGTCGAACTCGTCTGGAACCACGAGTCTGATCGTATCGATGAAGCGTCCCAACTTGAGAAACGGATCCAGGGCTGGTCCCACAACAAACGTAAGATACTCATTGAGGAAGGCCCGGCCGCATTGAAAGGGTGGAGCGCTAGGACTCGAAAAGAGTAG
- a CDS encoding DUF3710 domain-containing protein — MSTEDKNTEHEDTQAGEEVVDSGSTDVEVREGESSEPEIDDAKSAPADRETEGPFDVAEVPAMRPYVDLGGIKVAPREGLQLRLEVEERTSRVVAVSLDYAGSVLQVQAFAAPKTTGLWGQVRAELTQQMTAQGAKVSEEQGPLGTELLVRSQAPAGQGGGESVVRFIAVDGPRWMLRGVIMGKAASDEAKRADTIELFRELVVVRGDQPMPPSELIPLKVPAGVQTGNQPGAAGGQDPVQQA; from the coding sequence ATGAGCACCGAGGATAAGAACACCGAACACGAAGACACCCAGGCCGGCGAAGAGGTCGTCGATTCGGGATCGACCGACGTTGAGGTCCGCGAGGGCGAATCCTCGGAACCTGAGATTGACGACGCAAAGTCTGCGCCTGCTGACCGTGAAACGGAAGGCCCGTTTGATGTCGCTGAGGTTCCGGCGATGCGGCCGTATGTCGATCTCGGCGGTATCAAGGTAGCCCCGCGCGAGGGTCTGCAGCTTCGCCTTGAGGTTGAGGAACGCACCAGTCGGGTGGTTGCCGTGTCGCTCGACTATGCGGGTTCCGTGTTGCAGGTGCAGGCCTTTGCTGCCCCGAAGACCACGGGGCTGTGGGGTCAGGTGCGTGCCGAGTTGACGCAGCAGATGACCGCGCAGGGAGCTAAGGTTTCAGAGGAGCAGGGTCCGCTCGGCACTGAGTTGCTGGTGCGTAGCCAAGCTCCGGCGGGCCAGGGGGGCGGCGAAAGCGTCGTCCGGTTTATCGCGGTTGACGGTCCGCGCTGGATGCTCCGCGGTGTGATCATGGGCAAAGCCGCGAGCGATGAGGCGAAGCGCGCCGACACTATCGAGCTGTTCCGCGAGCTTGTCGTTGTCCGGGGCGACCAGCCGATGCCACCGAGTGAATTGATCCCGCTCAAGGTTCCCGCGGGCGTGCAAACCGGCAACCAGCCCGGCGCGGCAGGCGGGCAAGACCCGGTCCAGCAGGCGTGA
- a CDS encoding DUF4193 domain-containing protein: MATDYDAPRKSEEEAESIEALKERGPAKGASAIDSEDADNPSFDLGGSDLSDIELDVVVLPQQDDEFTCVSCFLVRHRSQMDHQSDLGPVCAECSG; encoded by the coding sequence ATGGCCACCGATTACGACGCCCCGCGCAAGTCCGAGGAAGAAGCCGAGTCGATCGAGGCTCTGAAGGAGCGTGGTCCAGCAAAGGGTGCCTCCGCGATCGATTCCGAAGACGCGGACAACCCGAGCTTTGACCTCGGAGGTTCAGACCTTTCAGACATCGAGCTCGACGTTGTTGTCTTGCCTCAGCAGGATGACGAGTTCACCTGTGTGAGCTGCTTCCTCGTGCGCCACCGCTCACAGATGGATCACCAGTCTGACCTGGGGCCGGTTTGCGCGGAATGCTCAGGCTAA
- a CDS encoding alkaline phosphatase family protein — MAYLYVDELDKVAHESGWQSDAWVRRLEQFDAALDGFLRGLPGDVGVIITADHGVVDVASHQQIMLDARPELLRDVIEIGGEPRFRSLYLRDGADPAAVAAAWEQAEAKRAWVATREEAIASGIFGPVDDAVAARLGDVIIAARKLVAYYRSDDSPSALAMIGQHGSLSEDERGVPLILAGALAGSGFVGAVAEVARTRIAGA, encoded by the coding sequence TTGGCGTATCTCTACGTTGACGAGCTCGACAAGGTAGCCCACGAGTCTGGCTGGCAGAGTGATGCTTGGGTTCGTCGCCTCGAACAGTTCGATGCCGCGCTCGACGGTTTCCTGCGCGGGCTCCCCGGTGACGTCGGCGTGATTATCACTGCCGATCACGGCGTGGTCGATGTCGCCTCGCACCAACAGATCATGCTCGACGCTCGCCCCGAGCTTTTGCGAGACGTCATTGAGATCGGGGGAGAGCCGCGCTTCCGTTCGCTCTATCTCCGGGACGGCGCGGATCCCGCCGCCGTTGCCGCTGCCTGGGAACAGGCTGAGGCCAAGCGTGCCTGGGTTGCTACGCGCGAGGAGGCGATCGCCTCGGGAATTTTTGGTCCGGTCGATGATGCGGTTGCGGCGCGACTCGGCGATGTCATCATCGCAGCTCGCAAACTCGTGGCTTACTACCGAAGCGACGACAGCCCCAGTGCGCTCGCCATGATCGGACAGCACGGTTCCCTCAGTGAAGATGAGCGGGGCGTGCCGCTGATCCTCGCTGGCGCCCTTGCGGGGAGCGGTTTTGTGGGTGCCGTTGCTGAGGTGGCTCGCACACGGATAGCTGGAGCCTAG
- a CDS encoding DUF3159 domain-containing protein, whose product MTENLDRDSGSVPDPDDAAEPSATFSFGGGMGRAVSAGLGGEALSRRGVLEAIGGWRGILETLVPGMLFLVVFAFTRDEKASVIAPAALAVIAVAVRLFRRESAMSAFSGAIGVAIAVAATLITGKGSGYYIPGFWTNGAWSAGLLLSIIVGWPLLGFALGAFRQDLTGWRGDRQLRRIAFGLTFLWLGLFVARLAVQLPLFFASEAAPPGDNSAIDALGIARLVMGLPLFALVIIFTWMVLNRASQSSDDSDPEAAEDAGEDSSPA is encoded by the coding sequence GTGACCGAGAACTTGGATCGGGATTCCGGTTCCGTGCCGGATCCTGACGACGCGGCCGAGCCGTCCGCCACGTTTTCCTTCGGCGGAGGCATGGGTCGCGCCGTCAGCGCGGGCCTCGGCGGCGAGGCGCTGTCGCGTCGGGGCGTGCTCGAGGCGATTGGCGGGTGGCGCGGGATCTTAGAAACTCTCGTCCCCGGCATGCTCTTTCTCGTGGTGTTTGCGTTTACCAGAGATGAGAAGGCGTCTGTCATTGCGCCCGCAGCGCTCGCCGTTATCGCAGTCGCCGTGCGCTTGTTTCGCCGCGAGTCAGCAATGTCGGCCTTTTCTGGCGCCATCGGCGTTGCGATTGCGGTGGCGGCGACACTGATCACGGGCAAGGGGAGTGGGTATTACATTCCCGGTTTCTGGACGAACGGCGCCTGGAGTGCCGGGCTTCTTCTCTCCATCATTGTCGGTTGGCCGTTGCTCGGTTTTGCGCTGGGCGCGTTCCGGCAGGATCTGACCGGCTGGCGTGGTGACCGCCAGCTTCGCCGCATCGCATTCGGTCTCACCTTTCTGTGGCTGGGCCTGTTTGTCGCGCGTCTCGCGGTCCAACTGCCACTGTTTTTTGCGTCCGAGGCGGCTCCGCCTGGTGACAACAGCGCGATCGATGCGCTCGGGATCGCGCGCCTCGTAATGGGGCTTCCGCTCTTCGCGCTGGTCATCATCTTCACCTGGATGGTGTTGAATCGCGCGAGCCAATCATCGGATGATTCTGATCCTGAAGCCGCCGAGGACGCCGGCGAAGACTCATCTCCCGCCTGA
- a CDS encoding RNA polymerase sigma factor produces the protein MATPSTTKARATSAKAKDETPEAEDVGAATVAAKKAPAKKAAAKKAPAKKAPAKEPAARKAAPKVEEVVEEPIDLEDESAEALESDKPSTPDEPLPTGAIVLKASDEEDVPTVTTLIPGATADPVKDYLKQIGKVALLNAAEEVELAMRIEAGLFAEEKLGTEKGLPKKLERELKWVARDGQRAKSHLLGANLRLVVSLAKRYTGRGMQFLDLIQEGNLGLIRAVEKFDYTKGFKFSTYATWWIRQAITRAMADQARTIRIPVHMVEVINKLARVQRQMLQDLGREPTPEELSRELDMTPEKVVEVQKYGREPISLHTPLGEDGDSEFGDLIEDTEAVVPADAVGFTMLQQQLEQLLDSLSEREAGVIRMRFGLGDGMPKTLDQIGDTFGVTRERIRQIESKTMAKLRHPSRSQQLRDYLE, from the coding sequence GTGGCAACTCCATCCACGACCAAAGCTCGTGCTACGTCTGCAAAGGCCAAGGACGAAACTCCCGAGGCCGAAGACGTAGGTGCGGCTACGGTAGCCGCGAAGAAGGCGCCCGCCAAAAAGGCGGCCGCCAAGAAAGCACCAGCGAAGAAGGCACCGGCGAAGGAGCCAGCCGCTCGCAAGGCCGCGCCGAAGGTTGAAGAAGTAGTAGAAGAACCCATTGACCTTGAGGATGAGTCCGCCGAGGCCCTTGAATCCGACAAGCCATCCACTCCTGACGAGCCACTCCCGACGGGCGCCATCGTACTGAAGGCCTCCGACGAAGAGGACGTGCCGACCGTCACGACACTCATTCCGGGCGCAACAGCCGATCCCGTGAAGGATTATCTGAAGCAGATCGGCAAGGTCGCGCTTCTCAATGCCGCAGAAGAGGTGGAACTCGCGATGCGGATCGAGGCGGGCCTCTTTGCTGAGGAGAAGCTTGGCACTGAGAAGGGTCTGCCGAAGAAGCTTGAACGCGAGCTCAAGTGGGTCGCCCGCGACGGCCAGCGCGCCAAGAGCCACCTACTTGGCGCGAACCTGCGTCTCGTGGTGTCTCTCGCGAAGCGCTACACCGGCCGCGGGATGCAGTTCCTGGATCTGATCCAGGAGGGCAATCTCGGTTTGATTCGTGCCGTCGAGAAGTTCGACTACACCAAGGGCTTCAAGTTCTCGACGTATGCGACCTGGTGGATCCGCCAGGCCATCACCCGCGCGATGGCTGACCAGGCGCGCACCATTCGCATTCCGGTGCACATGGTCGAGGTCATCAACAAGCTTGCACGCGTGCAGCGCCAGATGCTTCAGGATCTCGGGCGGGAACCCACGCCGGAAGAGCTCAGCCGCGAGCTCGACATGACCCCCGAGAAGGTCGTCGAGGTCCAGAAGTACGGCCGCGAGCCGATCTCGCTGCACACTCCGCTCGGTGAAGACGGCGACAGCGAGTTCGGCGACCTCATCGAGGACACCGAGGCGGTTGTTCCTGCCGATGCGGTTGGTTTCACAATGTTGCAGCAGCAGCTTGAGCAGCTACTCGATTCGCTCTCGGAGCGCGAGGCCGGCGTGATCCGCATGCGCTTTGGTCTCGGCGACGGCATGCCGAAGACCCTCGACCAGATCGGTGACACGTTTGGGGTTACCCGCGAGCGGATCCGCCAGATCGAGTCGAAGACAATGGCGAAGTTGCGTCACCCCTCGCGCAGCCAGCAGCTGCGCGACTACCTCGAGTAG
- a CDS encoding DUF7455 domain-containing protein — translation MTTLEQDRTNTIEAADRPMSGLDRCDSCGAQAYVRAVLNGSELLFCAHHGNKHEAKLRPMAEVWYDESHKLTAAV, via the coding sequence ATGACAACGCTCGAGCAAGATCGCACCAACACTATTGAGGCAGCGGATCGCCCCATGAGCGGACTCGACCGCTGCGATAGCTGCGGTGCACAGGCCTACGTTCGTGCCGTGCTGAACGGAAGTGAGCTCTTGTTTTGCGCTCACCACGGGAACAAGCACGAAGCCAAGCTCCGCCCGATGGCTGAGGTTTGGTATGACGAAAGCCACAAGCTGACCGCTGCGGTGTAA
- the sepH gene encoding septation protein SepH, whose product MDELRFVRREDLALIVANEADEEFRLIVDDAVLSELRHLSKRDRDALRVKPREIQALIRAGKSRAEVAELTELDEADIERYEEPVLAERRYILELAQDVPVRTEASGDADQRFGTVISERLIGLGSEASEWSSWRDEESGWMISLDFVAHDVAHRAVWAFAHRKGTLSPINPDAVTLSKQGEVGDRLIPKLRAVDSTEKVNRFDSGAFDHTELALDPASAPTSAARPAVDDASVESSAELRDHEEAPDTLAPSLADPNAEYERRREIDQRAIKTDDLQQVDLSQTADLLDALRKRRGEREQHARSSEASTHPAGAGDPENASDQATPNAPAVREVPDGSGAAGDQAAPRSIWGASGVTGGARPGNSPTIAPVPAAAAVPKDDTEPATKPEQSTGRKGRASIPSWDDILFGTRSDEDPA is encoded by the coding sequence ATGGACGAATTGCGCTTTGTGCGACGCGAAGACCTGGCACTGATCGTTGCGAATGAGGCGGATGAAGAATTTCGCCTGATCGTCGACGATGCCGTGCTGAGCGAGCTCAGGCATCTGAGTAAGCGTGATCGCGACGCTCTGCGGGTGAAGCCACGCGAGATCCAAGCATTGATCCGGGCCGGGAAGAGCCGTGCCGAGGTGGCTGAACTCACCGAACTCGATGAAGCCGATATTGAGCGTTACGAGGAACCGGTGTTGGCTGAACGCCGCTACATCCTTGAGCTTGCACAGGATGTTCCCGTGCGCACAGAGGCAAGTGGCGACGCGGATCAGCGATTCGGCACCGTCATTTCCGAGCGCCTCATCGGGCTTGGCTCTGAGGCGAGTGAGTGGAGCTCTTGGCGAGACGAAGAGTCTGGCTGGATGATCAGCCTCGACTTCGTTGCCCATGATGTTGCCCACCGTGCGGTCTGGGCCTTCGCCCATCGCAAGGGCACGCTCTCCCCGATCAACCCGGACGCCGTCACCCTCTCGAAACAGGGTGAGGTTGGGGATCGGCTGATCCCGAAGCTTCGCGCAGTCGATAGCACCGAGAAAGTGAATCGCTTCGATTCGGGCGCTTTCGACCACACTGAGCTGGCACTGGATCCTGCATCCGCGCCCACGAGTGCGGCGCGGCCGGCGGTCGATGATGCCTCGGTTGAAAGCTCAGCGGAGCTCCGTGACCATGAGGAAGCTCCTGACACGCTGGCACCATCGCTCGCGGATCCCAACGCCGAGTATGAGCGACGCCGCGAGATTGATCAGCGAGCGATTAAGACCGATGACCTGCAACAGGTGGACCTCAGCCAGACTGCGGATCTGCTTGACGCGCTTCGGAAACGCCGCGGTGAGCGAGAGCAGCATGCACGCAGCAGCGAAGCGAGTACTCACCCCGCTGGTGCAGGCGACCCGGAAAATGCAAGCGATCAGGCTACACCGAACGCACCAGCGGTTCGAGAGGTTCCAGATGGCTCGGGGGCTGCCGGTGATCAGGCAGCGCCGCGGAGCATTTGGGGCGCCTCAGGTGTGACAGGTGGCGCACGGCCAGGCAATTCGCCGACCATTGCCCCTGTTCCCGCCGCGGCTGCAGTCCCGAAGGATGACACGGAGCCCGCGACCAAGCCCGAGCAGAGCACCGGCCGCAAGGGTCGCGCTTCGATCCCAAGCTGGGACGACATCCTCTTTGGCACCCGAAGCGACGAGGATCCGGCTTAG